GGGGTGCTGGAAAAATGCGCCCGCGAACTCGACATCTACTATGTCTCCGCCCGCTATCCCGATGCCCTGCCCGCCGGGGCGCCCTTTGAGATCCTCACCCGCGAGCAGGCCCAGGGCGCCATCGGCTCCGCCGAGACCATCTTCGCCCTGGTGCGCGCGCGTCTTGCCGAATCGGATCGGCCATGAAGCCCGTTCTTGAGCGCAGCCGACCCAAGGTGTCCGTGCTCGATTTCGCGCCCGAGGAGCTTCTGGCGCGCCTGCGCGCGGCCCTTGCGCGACACGATGTTGTCGCCGCCTGGCTCATCGGGTCCTGCGCGCGCGGCGATGCGCGACCTTGGTCCGACATCGACCTGATCCTGGTGTGCGAGACCGCGCTGCCCTTCGTCGAGCGCCCGCGTCTTTTCGCCGCCCTCGACGACCTCGGCGTCCCCGTCGACCTGCTGGTGTACACTCCCGAAGAATTCGCCGCCCTGGAAGCCGATCCCACCAGCTTCTGGCGTCAAACCCAAATAGAGCGCAAGCCGCTGCTCTAGGTCCCTTATGTCCTTGGTGTCCCTTAAATCCCTTGCCTTCTAGGAGCCCCTAACCATGAAAACCAAAAAAATCAGCCACATCGGCATCGCCGTCACCAGTCTTGAAGCCGCCATCCCCCTGTACCGCGACGTGCTGGGCATGGAATTCGAAGGCACCGAGGAGGTCGCCGAGCAGAAGGTCAAGGTCGCCTTTTTCATCGCCGGCGAGAGCCGCATCGAGCTTCTCGAAGCCACCACGTCCGATTCGCCCGTGGCCAAGTTCCTCGAAAAAAACGGCGAGGGCATTCACCATCTCGCCTACGAAGTCGATGACGTCAAGGCCGCCATCGCCGCCCTTCAGGCACAGGGGGTGCGCCTCATCGACAACGAGCCGCGCCGTGGCGCCCACGGCACCTCCATCGCCTTTCTCCATCCCAAGGCCACGGGTGGAGTGCTGACGGAATTGTGCCAGCCGCACAAGCTGTAAATTTCTTTGACAAAACGCTGTTTGGCAATGATCGTAGTTTAAAATAGATGCTAAATTTTCGAAAAATATGGAAAAAATTTTTGTGGTTGACACCTGGTTGGAAATTTAAGAATCTAGGCAGGCTGAAATTAAAACGATGCGACATTTCCGCTTCGCCTTGACTTGTCGCATCCCCTCGGTAAACTGTTTGCCGTTTGGTTGGTGAAAGTCTGTTTTGCCGCATCAGGTTTCGGGATGGGGTCGTGAAAACCGGCACCTTTCCCCTCGGGAGGGAATTCATGGATCAGGTGATTTTTGTTTTTGTGGCCAAGCAGCCGCGCACCTGAGGC
This sequence is a window from Geoalkalibacter sp.. Protein-coding genes within it:
- the mce gene encoding methylmalonyl-CoA epimerase; its protein translation is MKTKKISHIGIAVTSLEAAIPLYRDVLGMEFEGTEEVAEQKVKVAFFIAGESRIELLEATTSDSPVAKFLEKNGEGIHHLAYEVDDVKAAIAALQAQGVRLIDNEPRRGAHGTSIAFLHPKATGGVLTELCQPHKL
- a CDS encoding nucleotidyltransferase domain-containing protein gives rise to the protein MKPVLERSRPKVSVLDFAPEELLARLRAALARHDVVAAWLIGSCARGDARPWSDIDLILVCETALPFVERPRLFAALDDLGVPVDLLVYTPEEFAALEADPTSFWRQTQIERKPLL